A single region of the Streptomyces caelestis genome encodes:
- a CDS encoding IclR family transcriptional regulator — MTALPRVLGSPGTGGAPTATDRLLSVLAAFDHEHPALCLTDISRRAGLSLTTAHRLVGALTEWGALERDESGVYHVGLRLWEIAALAPRGLALRQIALPYLEDLYEATHENVQLAVRDGSDVVYIEWLSGRSAVGVHIRVGARWPLHATGVGLALLAHGDPESQEEYCAGALASFTPYTITDPARLRRELAEVRRTGVAVSDRQITADALSVAAPVRTADGSVAAAVSIVVPHADAQVPVLVPAVRVAARGISRALGWRPERA, encoded by the coding sequence ATGACCGCTCTGCCCCGCGTTCTCGGCTCCCCCGGCACAGGGGGCGCGCCCACGGCGACCGACCGGCTGCTGTCCGTCCTCGCGGCCTTCGACCACGAGCACCCGGCCCTGTGCCTGACGGACATCAGCCGGCGGGCCGGGCTGAGCCTGACCACCGCGCACCGGCTGGTGGGCGCGCTCACGGAGTGGGGTGCCCTGGAACGGGACGAGTCCGGCGTCTACCACGTCGGGCTCCGGCTCTGGGAGATCGCCGCCCTGGCGCCGCGCGGCCTCGCCCTGCGGCAGATCGCGCTGCCGTACCTGGAGGACCTGTACGAGGCGACGCACGAGAACGTGCAGCTGGCGGTGCGGGACGGCTCGGACGTCGTCTACATCGAGTGGCTGTCGGGGCGGTCGGCGGTCGGCGTGCACATCCGCGTCGGCGCGCGCTGGCCGCTGCACGCCACCGGGGTCGGGCTCGCCCTGCTGGCCCACGGGGACCCGGAGTCCCAGGAGGAGTACTGCGCGGGCGCACTCGCCTCCTTCACGCCGTACACGATCACCGACCCGGCGCGGCTGCGGCGGGAACTCGCCGAAGTGCGCCGGACCGGTGTCGCGGTGAGCGACCGTCAGATCACGGCGGACGCCCTGTCGGTGGCCGCGCCGGTGCGCACGGCGGACGGCTCGGTGGCCGCCGCCGTGTCCATCGTGGTGCCGCACGCCGACGCCCAGGTGCCGGTGCTGGTCCCGGCGGTACGGGTGGCGGCGCGCGGGATCTCACGGGCCCTGGGGTGGCGGCCGGAGCGGGCCTGA
- a CDS encoding MFS transporter: protein MQPSPSAAQPASDSRQLRRVAVSGLLGTTVEFYDFLVYGTVAALVFGELFFPRADPAVGTIAAFGTFAAGYLARPLGGIVFGHFGDRIGRKSMMLLTMVLMGSGSFLIGLLPTYDAIGVWAPILLVALRVVQGIAIGGEWGGAMLMVVEHAEQTQGSRRGLWSSFTQLGAPLGSVLSAGVVTLVAGLPDDEFRSWGWRVPFLLSIVLLAVGLFVRLKVAESPLFAQVKRGPVDKPPIVEVLRRPKPVLLAACVGIGAFTTQSLLTSFMISYAVDQGYTRPQVLTAVTIASCVALAVLPAASALSDRVGRRPVVLAGAIASAALAFPVLALVDSGSPGLLILALALGHGVAQSTMYGPLGALLTEMFGTRVRYTGASLGYQAATLVGAGFSPLIAGSLLASYGGGSTPVSLLLCAGAAITAVTVWRLRETHTDALGSPAATAPTLEGTPR from the coding sequence GTGCAGCCATCCCCCTCCGCCGCTCAACCCGCCTCCGATTCCCGGCAGTTGCGCCGCGTGGCCGTCTCCGGCCTGCTCGGCACGACCGTCGAGTTCTACGACTTCCTCGTCTACGGCACGGTCGCCGCGCTCGTCTTCGGCGAGCTGTTCTTCCCCCGGGCCGACCCGGCGGTCGGCACCATCGCGGCGTTCGGCACCTTCGCCGCGGGCTATCTCGCCCGCCCGCTCGGCGGCATCGTCTTCGGCCACTTCGGCGACCGGATCGGCCGCAAGTCGATGATGCTGCTGACCATGGTCCTGATGGGCAGCGGCAGCTTCCTCATCGGCCTGCTGCCGACGTACGACGCGATCGGCGTCTGGGCCCCGATCCTGCTGGTCGCCCTGCGCGTGGTGCAGGGCATCGCGATCGGCGGCGAGTGGGGCGGCGCCATGCTGATGGTCGTCGAGCACGCCGAGCAGACCCAGGGTTCCCGGCGCGGCCTGTGGTCCAGCTTCACCCAGCTCGGCGCCCCGCTCGGTTCCGTGCTGTCGGCCGGTGTGGTCACGCTCGTCGCCGGCCTGCCCGACGACGAGTTCCGCTCCTGGGGCTGGCGGGTGCCGTTCCTGCTGAGCATCGTGCTGCTGGCCGTCGGGCTGTTCGTCCGCCTGAAGGTCGCCGAGAGCCCGCTGTTCGCCCAGGTCAAGCGGGGCCCGGTGGACAAGCCGCCGATCGTGGAGGTGCTGCGCCGCCCGAAGCCCGTCCTGCTGGCCGCCTGCGTCGGCATCGGCGCGTTCACCACGCAGTCGCTGCTGACCAGCTTCATGATCTCCTACGCCGTCGACCAGGGGTACACCCGCCCGCAGGTGCTGACCGCGGTGACCATCGCCTCCTGCGTGGCCCTCGCCGTGCTGCCCGCCGCCTCCGCGCTGTCGGACCGGGTCGGCCGCCGGCCCGTCGTGCTCGCCGGAGCGATCGCCTCGGCCGCGCTCGCCTTCCCCGTCCTGGCCCTGGTCGACTCGGGCTCGCCCGGACTGCTGATACTCGCCCTCGCCCTCGGTCACGGGGTCGCCCAGTCCACGATGTACGGGCCGCTCGGCGCCCTGCTCACCGAGATGTTCGGCACCCGCGTCCGCTACACCGGCGCCTCCCTCGGCTACCAGGCGGCCACCCTGGTCGGCGCCGGGTTCTCCCCGCTCATCGCCGGCAGCCTCCTCGCCTCGTACGGCGGCGGGAGCACGCCCGTCTCGCTGCTGCTGTGCGCGGGCGCGGCGATCACCGCCGTCACCGTGTGGCGACTGCGCGAGACCCACACCGACGCCCTGGGCTCCCCCGCCGCCACCGCCCCCACCCTGGAAGGGACCCCGCGTTGA
- a CDS encoding phytoene desaturase family protein encodes MPDAVVIGAGPNGLVAANLLADAGWSVEVLEEQPEPGGAVRHDQGVDPAFVNDLFSSFYPLAAASPVLAALRLQDHGLRWSHAPSVLAHPLTDGSCAVLDRNPDTTAASLEAFAPGDGEAWQRLHAVWQRLRPDLLDALFTPFPPVRAAARLALRLRAAGGLRMARSMMLPVRRMGEEEFRGQGGRLLLAGNALHADLAPESAGSGGFGWLLTMLGQTYGFPVPVGGSGALTSALVRRLEARGGRVRCGRRVERIVVRGGRAVGVRTASGDAVAARRAVLADVSVPALYGELVAAEHLPAQLLDDLRRFQWDFATFKVDWALDGPAPWQAEQASRAGTVHLADGLDELTRFAAQIAMRQVPDRPFLLFGQMTTADATRSPQGTESAWAYTHVPHEIAADAADEGITGRWGTKDQELMADRVERQVERFAPGFRSLVRARRVLAPPTLEALDGNLAGGAINGGTTALHQQLVFRPVPGTGRPETPVPGLFLASSGAHPGGGVHGAPGANAARAALRRHRPPGLAGAQRLLTRRDRTGTKR; translated from the coding sequence ATGCCTGACGCCGTCGTGATCGGCGCCGGCCCCAACGGCCTGGTGGCGGCCAACCTGCTGGCGGACGCCGGCTGGAGCGTCGAGGTGCTGGAGGAGCAGCCGGAACCGGGCGGTGCGGTGCGCCACGACCAAGGCGTCGACCCCGCCTTCGTCAACGACCTGTTCAGCTCCTTCTACCCCCTCGCCGCCGCCTCGCCCGTGCTGGCCGCGCTGCGCCTTCAGGACCACGGGCTGCGGTGGAGCCACGCGCCCAGCGTGCTGGCGCATCCCCTCACCGACGGCAGCTGTGCCGTCCTGGACCGGAACCCCGACACGACCGCGGCGTCCCTGGAGGCCTTCGCGCCGGGCGACGGCGAGGCCTGGCAGCGGCTGCACGCCGTGTGGCAGCGCCTGCGGCCCGACCTCCTGGACGCCCTGTTCACCCCGTTCCCGCCCGTCCGAGCGGCGGCGCGGCTGGCACTGCGGCTGCGAGCGGCGGGCGGACTGCGCATGGCCCGCTCCATGATGCTGCCGGTGCGCCGCATGGGCGAGGAGGAGTTCCGCGGCCAGGGCGGCCGGCTGCTGCTGGCCGGCAACGCCCTGCACGCCGACCTCGCCCCCGAATCGGCGGGCAGCGGCGGCTTCGGCTGGCTGTTGACCATGCTGGGGCAGACGTACGGCTTCCCGGTCCCGGTCGGCGGCTCCGGCGCGCTGACCAGCGCCCTGGTCCGGCGCCTGGAGGCCCGGGGCGGCCGGGTGCGCTGCGGCCGGCGCGTCGAGCGGATCGTCGTCCGCGGCGGGCGGGCCGTCGGCGTGCGGACGGCGTCCGGCGACGCGGTCGCGGCACGCCGGGCGGTCCTGGCCGACGTGTCGGTGCCCGCCCTGTACGGCGAGCTCGTCGCAGCCGAGCACCTGCCCGCGCAGCTCCTCGACGACCTGCGGCGCTTCCAGTGGGACTTCGCCACCTTCAAGGTCGACTGGGCGCTCGACGGCCCGGCGCCCTGGCAGGCCGAACAGGCGTCCCGGGCCGGCACCGTGCACCTCGCCGACGGCCTGGACGAACTCACCCGCTTCGCCGCGCAGATCGCCATGCGGCAGGTCCCGGACCGGCCCTTCCTGCTGTTCGGCCAGATGACCACCGCCGACGCCACCCGCTCTCCGCAGGGCACGGAATCCGCCTGGGCCTACACCCATGTCCCCCACGAGATCGCCGCGGACGCCGCCGACGAGGGCATCACCGGCCGCTGGGGCACCAAGGACCAGGAACTCATGGCCGACCGGGTCGAACGCCAGGTGGAACGGTTCGCGCCCGGCTTCCGCTCCCTGGTCCGCGCCCGCCGTGTGCTGGCGCCCCCGACCCTGGAGGCGCTCGACGGCAATCTGGCCGGCGGGGCCATCAACGGAGGGACCACCGCCCTGCACCAGCAGCTCGTGTTCCGGCCCGTGCCCGGCACCGGACGCCCGGAGACCCCGGTGCCCGGCCTCTTCCTGGCCTCCTCCGGCGCTCACCCGGGCGGCGGGGTGCACGGCGCGCCCGGAGCCAACGCCGCACGGGCCGCACTGCGCCGCCACCGGCCTCCCGGCCTCGCCGGCGCCCAACGGCTGCTGACCCGCCGCGACCGCACCGGAACCAAGCGCTGA
- a CDS encoding glycoside hydrolase family 16 protein, with protein sequence MSDTSGRPRVRRPLRRAFVAVLSTLGLAAVAATAATPSASASAPPPPSGWNQVFLDDFNGPAGSGVNTSNWQYATGKGYSGGPANWGTGEIETMTSSTDNVSLDGNGNLRITPRRDGAGNWTSGRIETNRTDFQPPAGGKLRVESRIQVPNVTGAAAKGYWPAFWMLGAPYRGNYWNWPGVGELDIMENTQGQNTVFATMHCGTSPGGPCNETSGIGSSTACQGTTCQAGFHTYRMEWDRSTSVEEIRFYLDGVNFHTVRANQVDATTWRNATDHGFFIILNVAMGGGFPDAFGGGPDAGTQPGHPMVVDYVQVLSSGGGTTPPPTGNRDAYATIQAESYDGQSGVSTETTSDSGGGRNVGSLAGGDWLYFKGVDFGSTPARQFSARVASGAAGGVSGLVEVRLDSRSNAPVGSFAVGDTGGWQSWRTIPANISSVTGTHDVYLTFTSGQPADFVNVNWFTFGR encoded by the coding sequence ATGAGTGACACCTCCGGCAGACCCCGCGTACGGCGCCCCTTGCGGCGGGCGTTCGTCGCCGTCCTCAGCACACTCGGCCTCGCCGCGGTCGCCGCCACCGCCGCGACTCCCTCCGCGAGCGCCTCCGCGCCGCCGCCCCCGTCGGGCTGGAACCAGGTCTTCCTGGACGACTTCAACGGCCCGGCCGGCAGCGGCGTCAACACGTCCAACTGGCAGTACGCGACCGGCAAGGGCTATTCGGGCGGCCCCGCCAACTGGGGCACCGGCGAGATCGAGACGATGACGAGCAGCACCGACAACGTCTCGCTCGACGGCAACGGCAATCTGCGCATCACCCCCCGGCGAGACGGTGCCGGCAACTGGACCTCCGGCCGCATCGAGACCAACCGCACCGACTTCCAGCCCCCGGCCGGCGGCAAACTGCGCGTGGAGTCGCGCATCCAGGTGCCGAACGTCACCGGGGCCGCGGCCAAGGGCTACTGGCCCGCGTTCTGGATGCTCGGCGCCCCCTACCGCGGCAACTACTGGAACTGGCCGGGCGTCGGCGAGCTGGACATCATGGAGAACACCCAGGGCCAGAACACGGTGTTCGCGACGATGCACTGCGGAACCTCCCCGGGCGGCCCCTGCAACGAGACCAGCGGCATCGGCAGTTCGACCGCCTGCCAGGGCACCACCTGCCAGGCCGGCTTCCACACCTACCGGATGGAGTGGGACCGCTCGACGAGCGTCGAGGAGATCCGCTTCTACCTCGACGGCGTCAACTTCCACACCGTGCGCGCCAATCAGGTCGACGCGACGACCTGGCGCAACGCCACGGACCACGGCTTCTTCATCATCCTGAACGTCGCGATGGGCGGCGGCTTCCCGGACGCGTTCGGCGGCGGCCCGGACGCGGGGACGCAACCCGGCCACCCCATGGTCGTCGACTACGTCCAGGTACTGTCGTCCGGCGGCGGCACCACGCCTCCCCCGACCGGCAACCGCGACGCCTACGCCACCATCCAGGCCGAGTCCTACGACGGCCAGTCCGGGGTCAGCACCGAGACGACGTCCGACTCCGGCGGCGGCCGGAACGTCGGCTCCCTGGCGGGCGGTGACTGGCTGTACTTCAAGGGCGTCGACTTCGGCTCCACGCCCGCCCGGCAGTTCAGCGCCCGGGTCGCGAGCGGTGCGGCGGGCGGCGTCAGCGGACTGGTCGAGGTGCGGCTGGACAGCCGGAGCAACGCGCCCGTCGGGAGTTTCGCGGTGGGCGACACCGGCGGCTGGCAGTCGTGGCGGACGATCCCGGCGAACATCAGCTCCGTGACGGGTACCCACGACGTGTATCTGACCTTCACCAGCGGGCAGCCGGCGGACTTCGTGAACGTCAACTGGTTCACCTTCGGGCGCTGA
- a CDS encoding MarR family winged helix-turn-helix transcriptional regulator, with the protein MRGLHADTGYLLYRLGLRSGQLFNACLQESGLRLRHYAVLRFLATCEGALQRELSTRLGYDPSAIVGLVDDLEKQGFAERRPSPDDRRSRIVVLTESGRAFLRDTDEAGQRVTNELLGPLDPSEREALHALLQRIAGDGLN; encoded by the coding sequence ATGCGCGGGCTGCACGCCGACACGGGCTACCTCCTGTACCGCCTGGGCCTGCGCTCGGGACAGCTCTTCAACGCCTGCCTCCAGGAGTCGGGCCTGCGCCTGCGCCACTACGCGGTGCTGCGCTTCCTCGCCACCTGCGAGGGCGCCCTCCAGCGCGAGCTGAGCACGCGGCTCGGCTACGACCCGAGCGCGATCGTCGGCCTGGTCGACGACCTGGAGAAACAGGGATTCGCCGAGCGCCGCCCCTCCCCCGACGACCGCCGCAGCCGGATCGTCGTGCTCACCGAGAGCGGCCGCGCGTTCCTCCGCGACACCGACGAGGCCGGCCAGCGGGTGACGAACGAACTCCTGGGCCCCCTCGACCCGTCCGAGCGGGAGGCACTGCACGCGCTGCTGCAGCGGATCGCCGGGGACGGACTGAACTGA
- a CDS encoding VOC family protein, translating to MDVTLQLTIDCADPAKLVTFWSEALGYVPEPAPGGHPTWRAYWEDMGVPEEELTEGVGETPESIVDPEGQGPRIWFQRVPEGKTAKNRVHLDLKVGGGRGVPLPERTRRITAKVDRLTATGATMLRIMDEPDMDYYGVVLRDPEDNEFCVA from the coding sequence ATGGACGTCACCTTGCAGCTGACCATCGACTGCGCCGACCCGGCGAAGCTCGTGACCTTCTGGTCCGAGGCCCTCGGATACGTGCCCGAGCCGGCCCCCGGCGGGCACCCCACCTGGCGGGCCTACTGGGAGGACATGGGGGTGCCCGAGGAGGAACTGACCGAGGGAGTGGGGGAGACCCCCGAATCGATCGTCGACCCGGAGGGGCAGGGGCCCCGCATCTGGTTCCAGCGGGTACCGGAGGGCAAGACCGCCAAGAACCGGGTGCATCTCGACCTCAAGGTCGGCGGCGGCCGGGGCGTACCCCTGCCGGAGCGCACCCGGAGAATCACGGCGAAGGTGGACCGGCTGACCGCGACCGGCGCGACCATGCTGCGGATCATGGACGAGCCGGACATGGACTACTACGGGGTCGTGCTGCGGGACCCGGAGGACAACGAGTTCTGCGTGGCCTGA
- a CDS encoding SRPBCC family protein, producing MAVRHHLIRVRPRDVWAVLADGNRYAEWVVGTSESHPVRGQWPRVDAALRYQVRLGPVRLDNETVVRYCEEGTRLELEANAGALGTARIAIELRSWGEHCLVIVDEHPLRGAGGRMHNVGFEALIQLRHRAMLARLARLCENEAGGDRRPLGQVAVASGGDGAGHA from the coding sequence GTGGCCGTTCGCCATCACCTGATCCGAGTCCGCCCGCGTGACGTGTGGGCCGTCCTCGCCGACGGAAACCGCTACGCGGAGTGGGTGGTGGGAACCTCCGAATCCCACCCGGTGCGCGGACAGTGGCCGCGCGTGGACGCGGCGCTCCGCTACCAGGTCCGGCTCGGCCCCGTGCGGCTGGACAACGAGACGGTCGTCCGCTACTGCGAGGAGGGCACCCGGCTGGAGCTGGAGGCCAACGCCGGCGCGCTGGGCACGGCACGTATCGCGATCGAGCTGCGGTCCTGGGGCGAGCACTGCCTGGTCATCGTGGACGAACACCCCTTGCGGGGAGCGGGCGGCCGGATGCACAACGTCGGCTTCGAGGCGCTGATCCAGCTGCGCCACCGCGCCATGCTGGCCCGGCTGGCGAGGCTGTGCGAGAACGAGGCAGGGGGCGACCGCCGCCCCCTGGGGCAAGTGGCGGTGGCGTCCGGCGGGGACGGTGCCGGCCATGCCTGA
- a CDS encoding SDR family NAD(P)-dependent oxidoreductase has translation MPSIDLTGKAAVVTGSGRGLGLAYAHALAAHGASVVVNDVDEAVAEAAVKSITEAGGRAVAEVVPVGTAEAADRLVARAVEEFGRLDVLVTNAGILRDKVLWKMTDEDFDAVITTHLKGTFTCARAAAVRMREQGEGGSLILVGSPAGQRGNFGQTNYAAAKAGIAAMARTWSMELGRANITVNAIVPVAATAMTETIPAFAPYIEAMRNGEPLPDFLRKGEGFGTPEDCAALVPFLASEAARGVTGQCVGIGGDKVALWSHPQEIRAAYADGGWTPGALADAWPTSVGAELQSVGIPAPKFPEA, from the coding sequence GTGCCCAGCATCGATCTCACCGGCAAGGCCGCCGTCGTCACCGGAAGCGGCCGGGGCCTCGGCCTCGCCTACGCCCACGCCCTGGCCGCCCACGGCGCGTCCGTGGTCGTCAACGACGTCGACGAGGCGGTGGCCGAGGCGGCCGTGAAGTCCATCACCGAGGCGGGCGGCAGGGCCGTGGCGGAGGTGGTCCCGGTCGGTACGGCCGAGGCGGCGGACCGGCTGGTCGCCCGTGCGGTCGAGGAGTTCGGCCGGCTCGACGTCCTCGTCACCAATGCGGGCATCCTCCGCGACAAGGTGCTGTGGAAGATGACCGACGAGGACTTCGACGCGGTGATCACCACGCACCTCAAGGGCACTTTCACCTGCGCCCGCGCCGCCGCCGTCCGGATGCGCGAGCAGGGCGAGGGCGGCTCGCTGATCCTGGTCGGCTCCCCGGCCGGCCAGCGCGGCAACTTCGGCCAGACGAACTACGCCGCCGCCAAGGCCGGCATCGCCGCGATGGCCCGCACCTGGTCCATGGAGCTGGGCCGCGCGAACATCACCGTCAACGCGATCGTGCCGGTCGCCGCGACCGCGATGACCGAGACGATCCCGGCCTTCGCCCCGTACATCGAGGCCATGAGGAACGGCGAGCCGCTGCCGGACTTCCTGCGCAAGGGCGAGGGCTTCGGCACCCCCGAGGACTGCGCCGCCCTGGTCCCGTTCCTGGCCTCGGAGGCCGCGCGCGGTGTGACCGGCCAGTGCGTCGGCATCGGCGGCGACAAGGTGGCACTCTGGTCGCATCCGCAGGAGATCAGGGCGGCCTACGCCGACGGCGGCTGGACCCCCGGCGCCCTGGCGGACGCCTGGCCCACCTCGGTCGGTGCCGAGCTCCAGTCGGTCGGCATCCCGGCGCCGAAGTTCCCGGAGGCGTGA
- a CDS encoding amidohydrolase family protein, whose protein sequence is MDLNDLVAIDVHTHAEVSSKGHSSLDDDLHDASSAYFKVEGKRKPTLEETAAYYRERKMAAVIFTVDAESATGTAPVPNEEVAEAAAANADVLIPFASIDPFRGKAGVKQARRLVEEYGVKGFKFHPSIQGFFPNDRSVAYDLYEVIEETGTIALFHTGQTGIGAGVPGGGGIRLKYSNPLHVDDVAADFPHLKIILAHPSFPWQDEALAVATHKPGVHIDLSGWSPKYFPPQLVQYANTLLKDKVLFGSDFPVLTPDRWLADFDKLTIKEEVRPKILKENAARLLGLTTP, encoded by the coding sequence ATGGACCTGAACGACCTCGTCGCGATCGACGTCCACACCCATGCGGAGGTGTCCTCCAAGGGCCACTCCTCCCTGGACGACGACCTGCACGACGCCTCCTCGGCCTACTTCAAGGTCGAGGGCAAGCGGAAACCGACCCTGGAGGAGACGGCCGCCTACTACCGCGAGCGGAAGATGGCCGCCGTGATCTTCACGGTCGACGCCGAGTCCGCCACCGGCACGGCGCCCGTCCCCAACGAGGAGGTCGCCGAGGCCGCCGCCGCCAACGCCGACGTCCTCATCCCCTTCGCCTCCATCGACCCCTTCCGGGGGAAGGCGGGGGTGAAGCAGGCCCGCCGCCTGGTCGAGGAGTACGGGGTGAAGGGCTTCAAGTTCCACCCCAGCATCCAGGGCTTCTTCCCCAACGACCGGTCGGTGGCGTACGACCTGTACGAGGTGATCGAGGAGACCGGCACGATCGCCCTGTTCCACACCGGCCAGACCGGCATCGGCGCCGGCGTGCCCGGCGGCGGCGGGATCAGGCTCAAGTACTCCAACCCGCTGCACGTGGACGACGTGGCCGCCGACTTCCCGCACCTGAAGATCATCCTGGCGCACCCGTCGTTCCCCTGGCAGGACGAGGCCCTGGCCGTCGCCACGCACAAGCCGGGCGTGCACATCGACCTGTCGGGCTGGTCGCCGAAGTACTTCCCGCCGCAGCTCGTGCAGTACGCGAACACGCTGCTGAAGGACAAGGTCCTCTTCGGCTCCGACTTCCCCGTCCTCACCCCCGACCGCTGGCTCGCCGACTTCGACAAGCTGACGATCAAGGAAGAGGTCCGGCCGAAGATCCTCAAGGAGAACGCCGCCCGCCTGCTCGGGCTGACGACACCGTAA
- a CDS encoding alpha/beta hydrolase family protein, with protein MRIRLALLTACLSLATALPARAAATDAHLEGRLPSGAAYVMDVPASWNGTVLLYSHGYTPAGAPNPAQNTPGTAARDKLLAEGYALIGSSYATNGWAVTEAVPDQLATLDLFTEKFGAARRTLAWGTSYGGFVTTMLAERHAGRFDGSLSMCGLVQGGVANWNSTLDPVFALRTLLAPDSGIRLAGFTGQAEAVAAGKALGTKVDAAQRTPEGRARIALAAALHDIPGYNDVSQTEPGPTDWQTQQANQYSAVRGLIQMPAFSWRQEAESRAGGNPAWNTGVDYTAMLARSPLNKEVTELYKEAGLSLRTDLSALGRAPRVSADPAAVRWMRNTSVLSGRLTDPQLNIHTTGDALIPVQAESAYRRAAGAAGSGPLFRQAYVDAPGHCTFTPGETLAALHTLEHRLDTGRWDTSPGALNSRARAQDPTDEPHYVPYRPTAYPRPYDLAHPGDTRP; from the coding sequence TTGAGGATCCGCCTCGCTTTACTGACCGCCTGCCTGTCCCTGGCGACCGCGCTGCCCGCGCGGGCCGCCGCCACGGACGCCCACCTGGAGGGCCGGCTCCCTTCCGGCGCCGCGTACGTGATGGACGTACCCGCGTCCTGGAACGGCACGGTGCTGCTGTACAGCCACGGCTACACCCCGGCCGGAGCCCCCAACCCGGCCCAGAACACCCCGGGTACGGCCGCCCGGGACAAGCTGCTGGCCGAGGGCTACGCCCTGATCGGCTCCTCGTACGCCACCAACGGCTGGGCCGTCACCGAGGCGGTGCCCGACCAGCTCGCCACACTGGACCTGTTCACCGAGAAGTTCGGGGCGGCCCGGCGGACGCTCGCCTGGGGCACCTCGTACGGCGGCTTCGTCACCACGATGCTCGCCGAGCGGCACGCCGGCCGGTTCGACGGTTCGCTGTCGATGTGCGGGCTGGTGCAGGGCGGCGTCGCCAACTGGAACAGCACCCTGGACCCGGTGTTCGCGCTGCGCACGCTCCTCGCGCCGGACTCCGGGATCCGGCTCGCGGGCTTCACCGGCCAGGCGGAGGCGGTCGCCGCCGGGAAGGCGCTCGGCACGAAGGTGGACGCCGCCCAGCGGACCCCCGAGGGCCGGGCGCGGATCGCCCTGGCCGCCGCCCTGCACGACATCCCCGGCTACAACGACGTCTCGCAGACCGAGCCGGGCCCCACGGACTGGCAGACGCAGCAGGCCAACCAGTACTCCGCCGTGCGGGGCCTGATCCAGATGCCCGCGTTCAGCTGGCGGCAGGAGGCGGAGAGCCGGGCGGGCGGCAACCCGGCGTGGAACACCGGTGTCGACTACACGGCCATGCTCGCCCGGTCCCCGCTGAACAAAGAGGTGACGGAGCTCTACAAGGAGGCGGGACTGTCCTTGCGTACCGACCTCTCGGCCCTGGGCCGGGCACCTCGTGTCTCCGCCGATCCGGCGGCCGTGCGGTGGATGCGGAACACCAGCGTGCTCTCCGGCCGGCTCACCGACCCCCAGCTGAACATCCACACGACCGGTGACGCGCTGATACCGGTGCAGGCGGAGAGCGCCTACCGGCGGGCGGCCGGCGCGGCCGGTTCCGGACCGCTGTTCCGCCAGGCGTACGTCGACGCCCCCGGCCACTGCACGTTCACCCCCGGCGAGACCCTGGCCGCCCTGCACACCCTGGAACACCGCCTGGACACCGGCCGCTGGGACACCTCGCCCGGCGCCCTCAACTCCCGGGCCAGGGCGCAGGATCCGACGGACGAGCCCCACTACGTCCCGTACCGGCCGACCGCCTACCCCCGCCCCTACGACCTCGCCCACCCGGGAGACACCCGGCCATGA